The following proteins are encoded in a genomic region of Thermococcus henrietii:
- a CDS encoding Sjogren's syndrome/scleroderma autoantigen 1 family protein: MSISDEEIRKIIMPLMLSGAKMLDRHCPKCGSPLFEKDGKVFCPVCEHRKKQMASEMKGVEERLMEKLTELANSMPDDVEELEKHLRVMELIINLLERYKALEGGE; this comes from the coding sequence ATGTCGATTAGCGACGAGGAGATACGGAAGATAATCATGCCCCTGATGCTGTCCGGCGCGAAGATGCTCGACAGACACTGTCCGAAGTGTGGGTCCCCGCTCTTCGAGAAGGACGGAAAGGTCTTCTGTCCGGTCTGCGAGCACAGGAAGAAGCAGATGGCGAGCGAGATGAAAGGGGTTGAGGAGAGGCTCATGGAGAAGCTCACCGAGCTGGCGAACTCAATGCCCGACGACGTCGAGGAGCTTGAGAAACACTTAAGGGTTATGGAGCTGATAATCAACCTGTTGGAAAGGTACAAGGCTCTGGAGGGAGGGGAATGA
- a CDS encoding SWIM zinc finger family protein — protein MAKVLWVVKAGGRLYSKVLGEYPYYVEVDLSTGESLCTCPLGGNCPHVSAVVETYEKGLYFDAGSEGPLNPESLAWAYLSEVPRLALEVTLAELFNSLRRDESGSETAMLFLRALRLLRETKAEEYLHPLGEALDELSAVFHDYPLVSRLREAYEGVKNALQKEPL, from the coding sequence ATGGCAAAAGTTCTCTGGGTCGTCAAGGCCGGTGGTAGGCTCTACTCCAAGGTTCTGGGGGAGTACCCGTACTACGTCGAGGTTGACCTTTCCACCGGCGAAAGCCTCTGTACCTGCCCGCTCGGAGGAAACTGCCCCCACGTCTCCGCGGTGGTTGAGACCTACGAGAAAGGCCTGTACTTCGATGCCGGAAGCGAGGGGCCCCTGAATCCCGAATCGCTCGCGTGGGCCTACCTCTCAGAGGTCCCCCGGCTGGCGCTTGAGGTCACCCTTGCAGAGCTCTTTAACTCCCTCAGAAGAGACGAGAGCGGGAGCGAGACGGCGATGCTCTTCCTCCGCGCGTTAAGACTTCTCCGCGAGACGAAAGCCGAGGAGTACCTTCACCCGCTCGGCGAGGCCCTCGATGAGCTGTCGGCTGTTTTCCACGATTATCCCCTCGTGAGCAGGCTGAGAGAAGCCTATGAGGGGGTCAAAAACGCCCTCCAAAAGGAACCCTTATAA
- the topA gene encoding DNA topoisomerase I, protein MVTLIIAEKPNVARKIAYALAEGKPVRKTIGKVSYYEFTRDGKKVIVAPAVGHLFSLAPKTKTYGYPVFDIEWVPVYVAEKGKGYAKDYIKALATLAKKADEFIVACDYDTEGEVIGYTALKYACGVDPSKAKRMKFSALTKKDLLKAWYNLEPTINFGMADAGIARHVLDWYWGVNLSRALTSAIKRASGKWQVLSTGRVQGPTLKFLVEREKEIQNFKPKPYWVIKMILEKEGKQYTATYEKDKIWDEEEAKRIVQEAKKGPAFVEKVEVKQQKRNPPVPFDLGTLQREAYSAFGYSPKKTLEIAQKLYEKGYCLHPDSLIPTPEGVKKIKELPKEGEVFALDFDLKLSRAKYRLLERDADEPMYKVVLSDRTELYLTGDHPVLVYRDDKLIFVPAEELREDDQVVLLINREEFQSVDRTPKLFDFILKNAPSMRDYILYEPSFGSVLRERIKRAGLKVEILWKFKIKEPTYYKYLRGKMPVPVFKFLLEKGTISKEEAKDVFRGFSYGTSTTPISFDFNKDFWYLYGFVVGDGHITKEGKITIAAKDRTEETVDVLRKVSSSLGVPFAYDSKYKVIILRSKSLARLFELLGCPPGNKTEIFKIPGEILAKPEWIASFLAGYYDADSHIGTKPTGGRKSLSPQIVLTSKNRDAIYTVKLMWQLLGVGTYLWEKKDKHGNFIAYELKVYSRDSLRFYEIMKNHLRVKRHDLEKVRKVAIRKRKAYSHHYSVLKVKDWKGKLRPDNALWKEFDMSNQTAHGRGISLDKLERIRDYLTDDDLRRIATGDVYVLGIKSIEKFHYRGKVYDLVVENYHNFIANGVVVHNCSYPRTSSQKLPKNLNFRSILQNLAKLPEYKPFAHELLGKGNLKPVDGKKEDPAHPAIYPTGELPKPGELTKDEKNIYDLVVRRFLALFMEPAIRESVKVIINSNGHRFILSGARTLKEGWLKVYGKYVKFDEVILPQFKEGEPVKVVQIKREKKKTKPPARYSPAAVIKKMEDLGIGTKATRAQILETLYNRGYIEGKKKIKVTPLGMRVVEALEKNVPDIVSVELTRAFEEKMEEIMAGKAKKDEVIEESKDQLIKILKIFKEKELDIGRMLLETTGTGVTTSKDSVRVEKSKSQSGASGASAKSGTEEPKKTKSPERQRLVLGKCPKCGGDLVLKYNRKTGKRFVGCSNWPKCNVTYPILQRGEVIPTNKTCCNGAPVVKIREKGREYEICLDMNCKDWKR, encoded by the coding sequence ATGGTCACGCTCATCATAGCCGAGAAGCCCAACGTCGCGAGAAAGATAGCCTACGCCTTGGCCGAGGGAAAGCCCGTCCGGAAGACAATAGGGAAGGTGAGCTACTACGAGTTCACCCGCGACGGCAAGAAGGTGATAGTCGCTCCAGCTGTTGGCCATCTCTTCTCCCTCGCTCCGAAGACCAAGACCTACGGTTACCCCGTCTTCGACATCGAATGGGTACCTGTTTACGTCGCCGAGAAGGGCAAGGGCTACGCGAAAGACTACATCAAAGCCCTCGCGACCCTCGCGAAGAAAGCCGATGAGTTCATAGTCGCCTGCGACTACGACACAGAGGGCGAAGTTATCGGTTATACTGCTCTGAAATACGCCTGCGGTGTTGACCCTTCGAAGGCCAAGCGCATGAAGTTCTCGGCGTTGACGAAGAAGGACCTTCTCAAAGCTTGGTACAACCTCGAGCCGACGATAAACTTCGGAATGGCAGATGCGGGAATAGCGCGCCACGTCCTCGACTGGTACTGGGGTGTGAACCTCTCGAGGGCCCTGACATCTGCCATAAAGCGCGCCAGCGGGAAGTGGCAGGTTTTGAGCACCGGTCGCGTTCAGGGGCCCACCCTTAAGTTCCTCGTAGAGCGGGAAAAGGAAATCCAGAACTTCAAGCCGAAACCGTACTGGGTCATCAAGATGATTCTTGAGAAAGAGGGCAAGCAGTACACGGCGACCTACGAGAAGGACAAGATATGGGACGAGGAGGAGGCGAAGAGAATCGTCCAGGAGGCCAAGAAGGGGCCGGCCTTCGTTGAGAAAGTTGAAGTGAAACAGCAGAAGAGGAATCCTCCAGTGCCCTTCGACCTCGGAACTCTCCAGAGGGAAGCTTATTCTGCCTTCGGCTACAGCCCGAAGAAGACCCTGGAGATTGCACAGAAGCTCTACGAGAAAGGGTACTGCCTTCATCCGGATTCACTCATACCGACTCCAGAGGGAGTGAAGAAAATCAAAGAGTTGCCAAAAGAGGGCGAGGTCTTTGCTCTTGACTTCGACCTGAAGTTGTCGAGGGCCAAGTACCGGTTACTTGAAAGAGATGCAGACGAGCCGATGTATAAAGTTGTTCTCAGCGATAGAACGGAGCTTTATCTAACTGGAGACCATCCAGTTCTTGTTTACAGAGATGACAAGCTGATATTTGTTCCTGCCGAGGAACTTAGAGAAGATGACCAAGTCGTGCTTCTTATAAATCGTGAAGAGTTCCAAAGTGTGGACAGAACTCCAAAACTGTTCGACTTCATTCTCAAGAACGCCCCTTCTATGCGAGATTATATCCTCTATGAACCGTCCTTTGGTTCAGTTCTCAGGGAGAGGATAAAGAGAGCTGGGCTAAAGGTGGAAATCTTGTGGAAGTTCAAAATCAAAGAGCCTACCTACTACAAATACCTCAGGGGCAAGATGCCTGTTCCAGTTTTCAAGTTCCTCTTGGAGAAGGGAACAATATCAAAAGAAGAGGCAAAAGATGTTTTCAGGGGATTCTCTTACGGAACTTCAACGACACCAATTTCGTTTGACTTCAATAAGGACTTTTGGTACCTGTATGGATTTGTAGTAGGGGACGGCCATATCACAAAGGAGGGTAAGATAACAATAGCCGCAAAGGACAGGACAGAGGAAACTGTAGATGTGTTGAGAAAGGTCTCAAGTTCTCTGGGTGTCCCCTTCGCTTATGATTCGAAATACAAGGTGATAATACTCCGTAGTAAGTCTCTTGCGAGGCTGTTTGAACTTCTTGGCTGTCCCCCCGGAAACAAAACGGAAATATTCAAGATTCCTGGGGAAATACTAGCAAAGCCCGAATGGATTGCTTCATTCTTGGCTGGCTATTACGATGCCGACAGCCACATTGGGACGAAACCAACGGGTGGTAGGAAATCGCTATCCCCTCAAATCGTTTTGACTTCCAAGAACCGAGACGCCATATACACAGTTAAGCTCATGTGGCAGTTGCTCGGCGTTGGCACTTACCTATGGGAGAAAAAAGACAAACACGGTAACTTCATTGCCTACGAGCTTAAGGTGTATTCAAGAGATTCCCTTAGGTTCTATGAAATCATGAAGAACCATCTGAGAGTCAAAAGGCATGACTTGGAGAAAGTGCGGAAGGTTGCGATTAGAAAGAGAAAAGCGTACTCCCACCATTACAGCGTTCTTAAAGTCAAGGATTGGAAAGGGAAGTTAAGACCCGACAATGCCCTCTGGAAAGAGTTTGATATGTCCAACCAGACGGCCCACGGGCGTGGAATAAGTCTCGACAAACTTGAAAGAATCAGGGATTACCTGACCGACGATGACCTTCGCAGGATTGCCACCGGTGACGTCTACGTTCTTGGAATAAAGTCTATTGAAAAGTTTCATTACAGGGGTAAAGTCTACGACCTCGTTGTGGAGAACTATCACAATTTCATTGCCAATGGGGTTGTCGTCCATAATTGCTCCTATCCCCGTACCTCGTCCCAAAAGCTCCCCAAGAACCTCAACTTCCGCTCCATACTGCAGAACCTTGCGAAGTTGCCCGAGTACAAGCCCTTCGCCCACGAGCTTCTGGGCAAGGGCAACCTCAAGCCCGTTGATGGCAAGAAGGAAGACCCCGCCCACCCGGCAATCTATCCCACCGGCGAGCTTCCAAAGCCCGGCGAGCTGACCAAGGACGAGAAGAACATCTACGACCTCGTCGTGAGGCGCTTCTTAGCTCTCTTCATGGAGCCCGCCATTAGGGAGAGCGTGAAGGTAATCATAAACTCCAACGGTCACCGCTTCATCCTGAGCGGTGCGAGAACCCTCAAGGAGGGCTGGCTGAAGGTTTACGGGAAATACGTCAAGTTCGACGAGGTTATTTTGCCACAGTTTAAGGAGGGTGAACCCGTCAAGGTCGTCCAGATTAAGCGCGAGAAGAAGAAAACGAAACCTCCAGCGAGGTATTCTCCAGCGGCCGTAATCAAGAAGATGGAGGATTTGGGCATCGGAACGAAGGCGACGCGCGCGCAAATCCTTGAAACGCTCTACAACAGGGGCTACATCGAGGGCAAGAAGAAGATAAAGGTTACACCCCTCGGCATGCGCGTCGTGGAAGCGCTCGAGAAAAACGTTCCCGACATAGTCAGCGTTGAGCTCACGAGGGCCTTCGAGGAGAAGATGGAGGAGATAATGGCAGGGAAGGCAAAGAAGGACGAGGTAATAGAGGAGAGCAAGGACCAGCTGATTAAAATCCTGAAAATCTTCAAGGAGAAGGAACTCGACATCGGCAGGATGCTCCTTGAGACAACCGGAACAGGCGTTACGACTTCGAAGGACTCGGTTCGGGTGGAGAAATCAAAGTCCCAGTCCGGGGCTTCTGGAGCTTCCGCGAAATCCGGGACGGAAGAGCCGAAGAAGACCAAGTCCCCGGAGAGGCAGAGGCTCGTTCTCGGAAAGTGCCCCAAGTGCGGTGGTGATTTGGTTCTCAAATACAACAGGAAAACCGGCAAGCGCTTCGTCGGTTGCTCCAACTGGCCCAAGTGCAACGTCACCTATCCGATACTCCAGCGCGGTGAGGTCATTCCCACCAACAAAACCTGTTGCAACGGTGCCCCTGTCGTGAAGATTCGCGAGAAGGGTAGGGAGTACGAGATTTGCCTCGACATGAACTGCAAGGACTGGAAGCGATAG
- the trmBL2 gene encoding HTH-type transcriptional regulator TrmBL2, translated as MVKDRMVELLQEHFELNLYEARAYVALVGFGVLTPAELASVSEVPAPRTYDVLRSLEKKGFAISQPGKVNKYRPVHPENILEKFIEEWQERVQEELEAKKQAKEELLQLMKPLIETEIPKYGVERVWVVRGIRNATLKTKEMFEEVKEQILLADDGYIAINLESDIIRAIDNGAKAKVIVTEPVLKRIEGSKILDYAKKGKLELRVLDKFDLPMLICDDEVFFALEDMAARYFNYETQVWIKDFRIKALFEAKFNEYWEKAKKV; from the coding sequence ATGGTTAAGGACAGGATGGTGGAACTCCTCCAAGAACACTTTGAGTTGAACCTCTACGAGGCAAGGGCGTACGTCGCCCTCGTTGGCTTCGGCGTCCTCACCCCCGCGGAGCTCGCCAGCGTCTCGGAGGTTCCTGCACCAAGGACCTACGACGTCCTTAGGAGCCTTGAGAAGAAGGGCTTTGCCATTAGCCAGCCAGGCAAGGTCAACAAGTACAGGCCGGTTCACCCTGAGAACATCCTCGAGAAGTTCATCGAGGAGTGGCAGGAGAGGGTCCAGGAAGAGCTTGAGGCCAAGAAGCAGGCGAAAGAGGAGCTCCTCCAGCTCATGAAGCCCCTTATCGAGACCGAGATTCCGAAGTATGGCGTTGAGCGCGTCTGGGTCGTCCGCGGAATCAGGAACGCAACCCTCAAGACCAAGGAGATGTTCGAGGAGGTCAAGGAGCAGATTCTCCTCGCCGACGATGGGTACATAGCAATCAACCTCGAGAGCGACATCATAAGAGCCATAGACAACGGTGCCAAGGCCAAGGTAATCGTCACCGAGCCCGTCCTCAAGAGGATTGAGGGCTCAAAGATTCTCGACTACGCCAAGAAGGGCAAGCTCGAGCTCAGGGTCCTCGACAAGTTCGACCTTCCGATGCTCATCTGCGACGACGAGGTCTTCTTCGCCCTCGAGGACATGGCCGCGCGCTACTTCAACTACGAGACCCAGGTCTGGATTAAGGACTTCAGGATTAAGGCCCTCTTCGAGGCCAAGTTCAACGAGTACTGGGAGAAGGCCAAGAAGGTCTGA
- a CDS encoding geranylgeranyl reductase family protein, with product MSWKYDVVVVGAGIAGPIVARNVAKAGYSVLMIDKKWAIGTPKQCAEGISIKVFEKYDIPYDKRFINREIYGAKLYSPSGYELELRYKDVSGVILERKVFDKMLAYYAAKAGADVLARTEALDVIRKDGKVVGIKAKHEDEPIEIYADVIVAADGVESTIARKAGINTYAPPHEFDSSYEYEMLIEGYDPDLIHLWFGNEIAPRGYVWVFPKDEDRANVGIGINSDNPQTAKYYLDKWLKENNIPAKKLLEVNVGVVPVGGFVKELVKDNVLVVGDAARQVNPMHGGGMAEAMEAGTIASKWIVKALEEENLSLLQNYTTEWWETDGKRLEKVLKVRRVTEKLTDEDLDLFIQVLSGADTEKIAAGEYTEVIKALLKHPKVLLSPRRIKLLKELL from the coding sequence ATGAGCTGGAAGTACGACGTCGTCGTCGTTGGGGCAGGAATAGCAGGGCCCATCGTCGCCAGAAACGTCGCAAAGGCCGGTTACTCCGTTCTCATGATTGACAAGAAGTGGGCCATCGGAACTCCAAAGCAGTGCGCCGAGGGCATAAGCATAAAGGTCTTTGAGAAGTACGACATCCCCTACGACAAGCGCTTCATCAACCGCGAGATTTACGGAGCGAAACTCTACTCCCCGAGCGGTTACGAACTCGAACTCCGCTACAAGGACGTCAGCGGTGTTATCCTTGAGAGGAAGGTCTTCGACAAGATGCTCGCCTACTACGCCGCTAAAGCTGGAGCAGACGTCCTCGCGAGGACTGAAGCTTTAGACGTCATAAGGAAGGACGGAAAGGTCGTTGGAATCAAGGCCAAGCACGAGGACGAGCCGATTGAGATTTACGCCGACGTTATCGTCGCGGCTGATGGCGTCGAGAGCACCATCGCGAGGAAGGCCGGTATAAACACCTACGCCCCGCCACACGAGTTCGATTCGAGCTACGAGTACGAGATGCTCATAGAAGGCTACGACCCCGACCTCATACACCTCTGGTTCGGCAACGAGATTGCCCCAAGAGGTTACGTCTGGGTCTTCCCGAAGGACGAGGACAGGGCCAACGTTGGAATTGGAATCAACTCGGACAACCCGCAGACGGCCAAGTACTACCTCGACAAGTGGCTGAAGGAGAACAACATACCTGCCAAGAAGCTCCTCGAGGTAAACGTTGGAGTCGTCCCCGTTGGAGGCTTCGTCAAGGAGCTCGTCAAGGACAACGTTCTCGTCGTCGGCGACGCCGCGAGGCAGGTAAACCCGATGCACGGCGGTGGAATGGCGGAAGCGATGGAAGCCGGAACGATAGCGAGCAAGTGGATTGTAAAAGCTCTGGAAGAGGAGAACCTCTCGCTGCTCCAGAACTACACCACGGAGTGGTGGGAGACCGACGGAAAGAGGCTTGAGAAGGTCCTCAAGGTCAGGCGCGTTACCGAGAAGCTCACTGATGAAGACCTTGACCTCTTCATACAGGTTCTCAGCGGAGCCGACACCGAGAAGATTGCCGCCGGAGAGTACACGGAGGTCATAAAGGCCCTCCTCAAGCACCCGAAGGTCCTCCTCAGCCCGAGGAGGATAAAGCTCCTCAAGGAGCTCCTCTGA
- a CDS encoding ArsR family transcriptional regulator, translated as MKNVKVLKALENGPKTVEEIAEETGIKPMEVRRYLLRFAESGKVESYQKDGKLYWKLKERDELEEEFKYV; from the coding sequence ATGAAGAACGTGAAGGTCCTTAAGGCCCTCGAAAACGGCCCGAAGACGGTTGAGGAGATAGCCGAAGAGACCGGCATCAAGCCGATGGAGGTAAGGCGCTACTTACTCCGCTTCGCCGAGAGCGGAAAGGTCGAGAGCTACCAGAAGGACGGCAAGCTCTACTGGAAGCTGAAGGAGAGAGACGAGCTCGAAGAGGAGTTCAAGTACGTCTGA
- the rgy gene encoding reverse gyrase, with protein sequence MKAIYREACPNCSGRISDERLVMKNPCDECLDNPVTAEDYFELVKAVRKALKERKKLKAWEEIYSLEKGLRDVEKFFEKATGFTFWSAQRTWVKRLLKGRSFSIIAPTGMGKSTFGAFMSVYYATKGKKSYIVVPTTPLVIQTIKKVQAIIERTGLDINLAYYHGNLRKKEKEEMLAKIEGEDYDILITSAQWLARNFDEKLKGRHFDFIFVDDVDAFLKASKNIDRSLLLLGFTEEIIGKAWEIIRLRKQMSRYLNGRAQDREEKLKELNEAIEKLQHEIEEFKRKNDIGIMIIASATGSARGDRIKLYRELLGFEVGSGRSALRNVVDSYLKPSGDVKEHVAELLRKLGKGGLIFVPIDQGLSYAEELVNYLKERGFAVELASSKNKKAVERFENGEADYLVGVATYYGSIVRGLDLPHLIRYAVFTGVPKFRFSIDLERPTIYRALGLLSEVMDFLDDEDRRKAEKLHARLRRLIRNIPQFELLKIEEALAEGLPIENDFHRTVLNVFRELVEFLREVLKKEDVLKRLAEDPFVSLVKEEGKWFIEIPDVRTYIQATGRTSRLFAGGITKGLSVLIVDNEKVFNGLVRQMRWRFTEFKMVPFEELDLEELLREIDEDREKVRLVMEGKISSKVKDLVKSALMIVESPNKARTIANFFGRPSKRRIGDLVAYEVSIGNRQLTILASGGHMFDLVTDEGYHGVLIEREEDMLRFIPVYDTIKRCRDCGYQFVDWEKKGICPRCGSTNVRDALENVIAMREIAQEVDEILIATDPDTEGEKIAWDIRNILSPYTPNIKRTEFHEVTRPAILKAIEEARDVNENRVEAQIVRRIEDRWIGFELSGELQRVFENRNLSAGRVQTPVLGWIIKRYKEFSESEVYFLGLTLENGLQVTVELGKDGKDVEPPEYVTVEEVQLEERELNPAPPYTTDAMLRDASTFLKLSAPETMRLAQDLFEMGLITYHRTDSTHVSNAGIEVAREYITSELGEEYFKPRPWGEEGTHEAIRPTRPIDTGRLMQLIRDGVIQLPRNLTRNHYRLYDMIFRRFMTSQMVPAVVLHERAVINAGVGKVELEGYVEIIKDGWTKLRSPPMRQLPKLEQGAKLKVVESKKWKAPKVSLYTQGDIIALMKERGIGRPSTYAKIVETLIRRGYVVETRGRKKLVPTEKGIKVYHYLISKYRELVSEERTRELEKLMDLIEEGKVDYTGVLNDLYAEIRRYVYGEG encoded by the coding sequence ATGAAGGCGATTTACAGGGAGGCCTGCCCAAACTGCTCGGGTAGAATCTCCGACGAAAGGCTCGTAATGAAGAACCCCTGTGATGAGTGTCTCGATAATCCCGTCACCGCTGAGGACTACTTTGAGCTCGTAAAGGCCGTGAGAAAGGCACTCAAGGAGAGAAAGAAGCTAAAAGCCTGGGAGGAAATCTACTCCCTCGAAAAGGGGCTCAGGGACGTTGAGAAGTTCTTCGAGAAGGCAACCGGTTTTACCTTCTGGAGCGCCCAGAGGACGTGGGTCAAAAGGCTCCTCAAGGGAAGGAGCTTCTCGATAATCGCTCCAACCGGAATGGGCAAGAGCACCTTTGGAGCGTTCATGTCCGTCTACTACGCCACGAAGGGCAAGAAGAGCTACATAGTCGTCCCCACGACACCCCTTGTAATCCAGACCATAAAGAAGGTCCAGGCGATAATCGAGAGAACGGGGCTGGACATTAATCTCGCCTACTACCACGGCAACCTCAGGAAGAAGGAAAAGGAAGAGATGCTCGCTAAAATCGAGGGTGAGGACTACGACATACTCATAACGAGCGCCCAGTGGTTAGCTAGAAACTTTGACGAGAAGCTGAAGGGCAGGCACTTCGACTTTATCTTCGTTGACGACGTCGATGCCTTCCTCAAGGCGAGCAAGAACATAGACCGCTCCCTCCTCCTTCTCGGCTTCACCGAGGAAATCATCGGCAAGGCGTGGGAAATCATCAGGCTCAGGAAGCAGATGAGCCGTTATCTGAACGGTCGCGCCCAGGACAGGGAGGAGAAACTCAAGGAGCTCAACGAGGCCATAGAAAAGCTCCAGCACGAGATTGAAGAGTTCAAGAGGAAGAATGACATCGGAATCATGATTATCGCCTCGGCTACCGGTTCGGCGAGGGGCGACAGGATAAAGCTCTACCGCGAACTGCTCGGCTTCGAGGTCGGTTCCGGAAGGAGTGCGCTGAGGAACGTCGTGGACAGCTACCTGAAGCCGAGTGGGGACGTAAAGGAGCACGTGGCGGAGCTCCTCAGGAAACTCGGGAAGGGCGGCCTGATATTCGTTCCCATCGACCAGGGGCTGAGCTACGCTGAGGAGCTCGTGAACTATCTTAAGGAGAGGGGCTTCGCCGTTGAGCTCGCGAGCTCGAAGAACAAGAAGGCCGTTGAGAGGTTTGAGAACGGCGAGGCCGATTACCTGGTCGGCGTGGCAACCTACTACGGCTCGATAGTCAGGGGGCTTGATTTGCCCCACCTCATCCGCTACGCGGTCTTTACGGGCGTCCCGAAGTTCAGGTTTTCGATAGACCTTGAGAGGCCCACCATATACCGCGCCCTCGGTCTGCTCAGCGAGGTTATGGACTTCCTCGACGACGAGGACAGGAGGAAGGCCGAAAAGCTGCACGCGAGGCTCAGGAGGCTGATTAGAAACATCCCGCAGTTCGAGCTCCTCAAGATTGAGGAGGCCCTGGCGGAAGGCCTTCCCATCGAGAACGACTTCCACAGGACGGTTCTCAACGTCTTCCGCGAGCTCGTCGAGTTCCTGCGCGAGGTCCTGAAGAAGGAGGACGTTCTCAAGAGGCTCGCGGAGGACCCCTTCGTCAGCCTCGTGAAGGAAGAGGGCAAGTGGTTCATCGAGATTCCGGACGTCAGGACGTACATCCAGGCTACCGGGAGGACGAGCAGGCTATTTGCCGGCGGAATAACGAAGGGACTCAGCGTCCTCATAGTGGACAACGAGAAGGTCTTCAACGGCCTTGTCAGGCAGATGCGCTGGCGCTTCACCGAGTTCAAGATGGTGCCCTTCGAGGAGCTCGACCTCGAGGAACTCCTGAGGGAGATAGACGAGGACAGGGAGAAGGTAAGGCTCGTAATGGAGGGCAAGATAAGCTCGAAGGTCAAGGACCTCGTTAAATCGGCCCTCATGATTGTGGAGAGCCCCAACAAGGCCAGGACGATAGCCAACTTCTTCGGCAGGCCGAGCAAGAGGCGCATCGGTGATTTGGTCGCCTACGAGGTGAGCATAGGCAACAGACAGCTGACGATTCTCGCGAGCGGGGGCCACATGTTCGACCTCGTCACTGACGAGGGCTACCACGGCGTCCTAATCGAGCGCGAGGAGGATATGCTCCGGTTTATTCCGGTCTACGACACCATAAAGCGGTGCCGTGACTGTGGCTACCAGTTCGTGGACTGGGAGAAGAAAGGCATCTGCCCGCGCTGTGGCTCAACGAACGTCCGCGACGCCCTTGAGAACGTCATCGCGATGCGCGAGATTGCTCAGGAGGTCGACGAGATACTCATCGCAACCGACCCTGATACGGAGGGTGAGAAGATAGCCTGGGACATAAGGAACATTCTGAGCCCCTACACGCCGAACATCAAGAGGACGGAATTCCACGAGGTCACGAGGCCGGCCATACTGAAGGCAATCGAAGAGGCGAGAGACGTGAACGAGAACCGCGTCGAGGCTCAGATTGTGAGGCGCATAGAGGACAGGTGGATAGGCTTCGAGCTGAGCGGTGAGCTCCAGAGGGTCTTCGAGAACAGGAACCTCTCCGCTGGCAGGGTTCAGACGCCCGTTCTCGGCTGGATTATCAAGAGGTATAAGGAGTTCAGCGAGAGCGAGGTCTACTTCCTCGGCTTAACGCTTGAGAACGGCCTTCAGGTAACGGTTGAGCTTGGAAAGGACGGCAAGGACGTCGAGCCACCGGAGTACGTTACGGTGGAGGAGGTCCAGCTTGAGGAGAGGGAGCTCAACCCCGCCCCGCCGTACACGACCGACGCAATGCTCCGCGACGCTTCCACCTTCCTCAAGCTTTCGGCCCCGGAGACGATGCGCTTGGCCCAGGACCTCTTCGAGATGGGTCTCATCACCTACCACAGAACCGATTCAACCCACGTGAGCAACGCGGGAATAGAGGTTGCCAGGGAGTACATAACGAGTGAGCTCGGCGAGGAGTACTTCAAGCCGAGGCCCTGGGGTGAAGAGGGCACGCACGAGGCCATAAGGCCGACGAGGCCCATCGACACCGGCAGATTGATGCAACTCATTCGCGACGGCGTAATCCAGCTCCCGAGGAACCTCACGCGCAACCACTACAGGCTCTACGACATGATATTCAGGCGCTTCATGACGAGCCAGATGGTTCCGGCGGTCGTTCTCCACGAGAGGGCGGTGATAAACGCGGGCGTTGGAAAGGTCGAGCTCGAGGGTTACGTCGAAATCATCAAGGACGGCTGGACGAAACTCAGAAGCCCGCCCATGAGACAGTTGCCGAAGCTTGAGCAGGGGGCGAAGCTCAAAGTGGTTGAGTCCAAGAAGTGGAAGGCGCCGAAGGTTTCCCTCTACACGCAGGGCGACATAATAGCCCTGATGAAGGAGCGCGGTATTGGAAGGCCTTCAACATACGCGAAAATCGTTGAGACCCTCATACGGCGTGGCTACGTTGTCGAGACGAGGGGCAGGAAGAAGCTCGTTCCGACCGAGAAGGGCATAAAGGTCTACCACTACCTCATCAGCAAGTACCGCGAGCTGGTGAGCGAGGAGCGCACGAGGGAGCTTGAGAAGCTCATGGACTTAATCGAGGAAGGAAAGGTCGATTATACTGGGGTTCTAAACGACCTTTACGCCGAGATTAGGCGCTACGTTTATGGGGAAGGGTAA